The Pseudophryne corroboree isolate aPseCor3 chromosome 2, aPseCor3.hap2, whole genome shotgun sequence genome has a segment encoding these proteins:
- the STMN1 gene encoding stathmin isoform X3 produces MSEAEIKVRELEKRASGQAFELILSPPSTDATPDLSIASPKKKECSLEEIQKKLEAAEERRKLHEAEILKQLAEKREHEKEVLQKAKEENNNFSKMAEEKLTSKMEAIKENREAQMAAKLERLREMEKKVDAKKGKESKDEAEN; encoded by the exons agatcAAAGTAAGAGAGCTGGAAAAACGTGCCTCTGGCCAGGCATTTGAGCTTATCCTGAGCCCTCCATCTACTGATGCTACTCCAGATCTCTCAATTGCCTCTCCCAAGAAAAAGGAATGCTCCTTGGAAGAAATTCAGAAGAAACTGGAAGCTGCAGAAGAGAGGCGCAAG TTACATGAGGCTGAAATCCTAAAGCAGCTTGCTGAGAAGAGAGAGCATGAGAAAGAGGTTCTACAGAAAGCTAAAGAGGAAAACAACAATTTCAGCAAAATGGCTGAGGAGAAACTAACTTCAAAAATGGAAGCTATTAAAGAAAATAGAGAGGCCCAGATGGCAGCAAAACTGGAGCGATTGCGAGAGATG GAGAAGAAAGTTGATGCAAAAAAGGGGAAAGAATCCAAAGATGAAGCGGAGAACTGA